The proteins below come from a single Eubacterium limosum genomic window:
- a CDS encoding GntR family transcriptional regulator — MKEYENIVEDIKNKIINNKLVAGDKLPSIKEMTKIYNVSSITVRNSLSILSNEGYIETRERSGCYVKESENDLFHMFFNEITNIKETILDTKILSISQIFDFNGLEEFDSQSSEQIQTIKIRRTFNSYLDAPVSYDIKYLLHHFSGDTKKMFYYDNLRRIDYFLEKEINKTLEVRMIRPTQDIINALSISESTPVFYFKQKYYDKYDQLVAVGQTYTIADSIQVVATSRNGV; from the coding sequence GTGAAAGAGTACGAAAACATCGTAGAGGACATTAAAAATAAGATCATTAATAATAAACTGGTCGCTGGGGATAAACTGCCCTCCATTAAGGAAATGACTAAAATTTATAACGTGAGCAGTATTACTGTGCGCAACAGCCTGTCCATCTTGTCTAATGAAGGCTATATCGAAACCCGGGAGCGTTCCGGCTGCTATGTAAAGGAGAGCGAAAACGACCTGTTCCACATGTTTTTTAACGAGATCACCAATATTAAGGAGACTATCCTGGACACCAAGATACTGAGTATCTCCCAGATCTTTGACTTCAATGGCCTGGAGGAATTTGACAGCCAGAGCAGTGAGCAGATCCAGACCATTAAAATTCGCCGGACCTTCAATTCCTATCTTGATGCGCCGGTATCCTATGATATTAAATACCTCCTGCACCACTTCAGCGGTGACACGAAGAAAATGTTTTATTACGACAACCTGCGCCGGATCGACTATTTTCTGGAAAAGGAAATCAACAAGACTCTTGAAGTCCGTATGATCCGTCCAACCCAGGACATCATAAACGCACTGAGTATCTCAGAGAGCACCCCGGTGTTTTATTTTAAACAGAAATACTACGATAAATATGACCAATTGGTAGCCGTTGGCCAGACCTACACCATCGCGGACAGCATACAGGTGGTGGCCACGAGCCGGAATGGTGTTTGA